In Chitinibacter sp. FCG-7, the genomic stretch ATTTGGCTAAATGATTATCGCAGGAAAAATGATTGGTGACTGTTTTTGGATCAATGAAGTGCTCCTTGGCGCTGATTGATGCGCGCGCGGCTAGCCGATAGCTGCGCTAAATCCAGCTTGTTTTGCTCGTGCGCTGCTAATAGTGCGTGAAAAACCGGATAAAAGCGCGCCGGATCCCAAGAGATCAGCAAGTAATCGGCTCCGGCATTCAGCGAGCGCACTGCTGCGCTTTCAATATCGCCCGCGCCTGCCATTCCCATATCGTCGGTGATTAATAAGCCTTGATATTGCCACTGTTGCCGCAAAAGCTGTTGGATTATGGCGGGTGATGATGAGGTAGGGAAGCGTTCGTCCAAGGCTGCGACTTTAGCGTGCGATAGCATAAAGAGCGCGCTGCTATTTTGTAATGTACGAAAAGGCAGCAAGTCTGTTTTTTCCAGCTCGGCTAGTGGCGTATGAATAATGGCGCTGTCGGTGTGTGTATCTTCAAAAACGCGCCCCAAGCCGGGGAAATGTTTGAGCGTGCATTGCACGCGCGATTCAGCTAGCCCTTTGCAGTAGGCTTGGGCTGCGAGCGCAACCTGCTGAGGATTACTGCTTAAGGCGCGACGGCTGATTTTGGAGTAGCGATCAGCCGGGTTTTCAACGCCATGATCAAGATCAACGACGGGAGCTAAATTCAATGTGATGCCCAATTGAGCCAAACCACGTCCCTGCTGGCGAGCATATTCCAGCGCGGTTTCGCGGACGTTGCTGCTGTTTTGTAGCAAGCTTCCTAACGCTGGCTGAAATGGCAAAGGGGGAGACAGACGTGAAACCAGGCCACCCTCCTGATCTGTTGCAATGACTAATGGTGGCAAATGCTGCGCTTGGCGCAAATCTTGCCAGCGTTGAATCATTTGCGAAATAGCTGTGCCATCTTGCTGGGTGATATTGCGTTTGGTAATAAAGACCCCGCCGATTAAGCCTTGCTGTATCAATGGCAATAATTCGTCCTCATCGGTATAGCCGACAATCAGGTGGGTACTAATGAGCTGTGCTTGTGCCGGTGAAGCTTGCAAGATTTGATGGCGATGCCATTGCAACTGCCCTAACCAGTTGCTGGTAAAAAGCAGGGCAAAAATACTGAGCGCGGCGCTCAATTGCCAGCCGGTCGGGCGATAACGCCATACCAGCAACAACAGTACGGCGCTGGTGAAGAGGGTGAGATTCATGGCGACGGATCGATACGTCACCATCCCTGCCAGATTCCAAGTGCAGGAAAGCCCGGCGGGTAATAAAGCGAGGAGAACAAAAGCGGCACCTAGCCAGTGGGCGTAACGTGTTGGCTTTAAGCTGGAAGTGGCGTGCCTGCCGAATGAGATCATTATTTGTTGGTGTGTGATGGGTATAGTCATGAGTGCTTTAAATATTAAAGCAGTTCGAGCTATACCCCTATGTTGCTGTTGGTGGGAGTTTAGTCTTCCACAATCACCAACTCACCACCCAAAGTATGCGGGAATACTTTGGTGATCCGCACATTGACCATTTGATTGATCAGGCGCGGGTTGCCGGGGAAGTTGACGATGCGGTTGTTGTCGGTACGGCCAGCCAGCTCGTTGCTGTCTTTTTTCGAGATCTTCTCGACGATGACGCGCTGTACGGTGCCGAGCATTTCCTGATTGATTTCGCTGGCGAATTCTTCAATCCGCGCTTGCAAGCGTTTCAGACGCGCCAATTTCACTTCCTCTGGCACATCGTCGCCCAAATCGGCGGCGGGCGTGCCTGGGCGGCGGCTGTAAACAAAGCTAAAGCTCGCATCAAAGCGCACGTCTTCGATCAGCTTCATCGTGCGCTCGAAGTCTTCTTCGGTTTCGCCGGGGAAGCCGACGATAAAGTCGCTTGACATGCAAATATCAGGGCGCGCTTCGCGCAATTTGCGGATCAGCGATTTGTATTCCAGCGTCGTGTAGCCGCGCTTCATATTCACCAAAACGCGATCCGAGCCGGCTTGCACTGGCAAGTGCAAGTGCGATACCAATTTGGGCAAGTTTTTGTAGCAATCGATAATGCGCTGCGTCATCTCTTTGGGATGGCTGGTGGTAAAGCGCATGCGCTCCAGACCCGGGATTTCGTGCACATATTCGAGCAGCGTGGCGAAGTCGGCGATTTCGCCGTCTTCCATTTTACCGCGGTAGGCGTTCACGTTTTGGCCAAGCAGGTGAATTTCCTTGATGCCTTGCTGCGCCAAGTTCGCCACTTCAACCAATACGTCGTCAAACGGGCGTGATACTTCTTCGCCGCGTGTGTACGGCACAACGCAGAATGAACAATATTTCGAGCAGCCTTCCATAATCGACACAAACGCCGAGCCGCCTTCCACACGCGCCGGTGGCATGTGATCGAACTTTTCGATTTCAGGGAAGGAAATATCGACTTGCGACACGCCGGTTTTGCGTTTTTCGGCAATCAATTCGGGTAGGCGGTGCAGTGTTTGTGGCCCGAAGACAATATCAACATAAGGCGCGCGTTTGACAATCGTGTCGCCTTCTTGCGATGCGACACAGCCGCCCACGCCGATCACGATATTGGGATTGGCGTTTTTGAGCTCCTTAATGCGGCCCAGATCTGAGAACACTTTTTCCTGCGCTTTTTCGCGCACGCTACAGGTGTTAAACAGAATCACGTCGGCTTCTTCGACGTTGTCGGTGCGGCTCAAGCCTTCGGACGCGTGCAATACATCGACCATTTTGTCCGAGTCATACTCGTTCATCTGGCAGCCAAAGGTCTTGATAAATACTTTCTTGCTCATGGGTGTACGTCTTTCTATTAAATGCTAAATGGGCTGCATGGCAGGGCGGTGTATTGCGGTGCTGCTCATGGATCAGGTTTATCTTGGCGGCCAAACCGGGTTTGCGGATTGACGTTTGGCCGGGGTATTGCCTTGTAGGCTTTGCTAGTAAAGTGCTACATGGATATACCTATTGCGCAGCCCGCAGGGCTTTTTCATCTTTCTCACGCTGGGCCAGCAATTTGGCCTCGTCATCGCCGACCACCCACACCCGCCAGACAAAACCGGTACTGGGCTCGAATTGCACCCAGGCTTTGCTGTCGCGCGGCAGTTGCGCAATATGGCCAGGCATCAGCAAGGTATTGTTCAGGCCACGAAACTGAATGCCCGGTGCCATGATATACACTTTGCCGCTGAGCTTGAGTTGCGGTGGCTGATACGCTTCCAGTTCGAGCAATTTTCCGCTGGGCAAAATGCGGCCAGCGAAACTGAGGCTTGAAACGGTAACAAGCAACAAAAACAGTAACTTGCGCATGCCTTGGACTCCTGTGAGAAGGGCTAATGGTAACAAGCCCTGCACATAATTGAAAGAAAAAATACAAAAGGGCTTGACGACTATAAAACCCTCAACTATCATGCTGCTTCTCTTGGCTATGTAGCTCAGTTGGTTAGAGCACAGCACTCATAATGCTGGGGTCACAGGTTCGAGTCCCGTCATAGCCACCAAATACCATTCTCAGGGTTGCCCAGAGAATACCTAAAGCCCCGTAAATCCTAGGATTGCGGGGCTTTTTGTTGCCCGTAGCTTCCCATTTGTACCCATAACTACCCCCATAAAACCTACCCCCATTCCTACCCCCGTATTATCATGGGGGTAGATTGATGATTTGAGGGGGTAGATCATGCCTAGCGCCGCATCAGCCAGCACGTCCAAAGCAATCAACCGTCTTACCCCGCTGGAGGTGAAAAACGCCAAGCCAGACGAAGGGAAAACCGAGAAAAACCTCAATGATGGTGGCCGCTTGTATTTGGTTGCCACTGCTACCCGCAAGCGGTGGCAGTTCCAGTATGGTTTGAATGGCAAGATGCACAAGCAATGGCTAGGCGATTACCCCAAAATCAGCTTGGCACA encodes the following:
- a CDS encoding glycoside hydrolase family 3 N-terminal domain-containing protein, with the protein product MNLTLFTSAVLLLLVWRYRPTGWQLSAALSIFALLFTSNWLGQLQWHRHQILQASPAQAQLISTHLIVGYTDEDELLPLIQQGLIGGVFITKRNITQQDGTAISQMIQRWQDLRQAQHLPPLVIATDQEGGLVSRLSPPLPFQPALGSLLQNSSNVRETALEYARQQGRGLAQLGITLNLAPVVDLDHGVENPADRYSKISRRALSSNPQQVALAAQAYCKGLAESRVQCTLKHFPGLGRVFEDTHTDSAIIHTPLAELEKTDLLPFRTLQNSSALFMLSHAKVAALDERFPTSSSPAIIQQLLRQQWQYQGLLITDDMGMAGAGDIESAAVRSLNAGADYLLISWDPARFYPVFHALLAAHEQNKLDLAQLSASRARINQRQGALH
- the miaB gene encoding tRNA (N6-isopentenyl adenosine(37)-C2)-methylthiotransferase MiaB; its protein translation is MSKKVFIKTFGCQMNEYDSDKMVDVLHASEGLSRTDNVEEADVILFNTCSVREKAQEKVFSDLGRIKELKNANPNIVIGVGGCVASQEGDTIVKRAPYVDIVFGPQTLHRLPELIAEKRKTGVSQVDISFPEIEKFDHMPPARVEGGSAFVSIMEGCSKYCSFCVVPYTRGEEVSRPFDDVLVEVANLAQQGIKEIHLLGQNVNAYRGKMEDGEIADFATLLEYVHEIPGLERMRFTTSHPKEMTQRIIDCYKNLPKLVSHLHLPVQAGSDRVLVNMKRGYTTLEYKSLIRKLREARPDICMSSDFIVGFPGETEEDFERTMKLIEDVRFDASFSFVYSRRPGTPAADLGDDVPEEVKLARLKRLQARIEEFASEINQEMLGTVQRVIVEKISKKDSNELAGRTDNNRIVNFPGNPRLINQMVNVRITKVFPHTLGGELVIVED